A single window of Danaus plexippus chromosome 31, MEX_DaPlex, whole genome shotgun sequence DNA harbors:
- the LOC116778407 gene encoding uncharacterized protein LOC116778407, whose amino-acid sequence MAQSNLAEELIRNIESTIDVNASPEQQLKQLRSQLAALSQLPSIIQQTVQRLNDRINSITQREQQKRMQVQNIHKTNPVQIKITKPSASEDELAIVRKEEVKKILNTKMREEKLKREMGFTKTNQQSRQSDKATPSFGRLQEQSRILSRRKWYHTDDVYDEDMINEALLGQAEVIKGKAIGVNFMKFQKPPPPLDHLKHSEVFKAIHEQEH is encoded by the exons ATGGCGCAATCTAACCTCGCTGAGGAGTTGATCAGAAACATTGAAAGTACTATTG ATGTGAACGCGTCACCGGAACAGCAGTTAAAACAGTTAAGGTCCCAGCTAGCAGCACTTTCCCAACTACCCTCCATAATACAACAAACTGTCCAGCGACTTAACGACAGAATCAACAGCATAACTCAGCGG GAGCAACAGAAAAGGATGCAAGTACAAA atatacaTAAAACGAATCCggtccaaataaaaataacaaaacctaGCGCAAGCGAGGATGAACTGGCCATCGTGAGAAAAGAAGAGGTCAAGAAGATTTTGAACACCAAGATGAGGGAGGAGAAGTTGAAAAGG GAAATGGGTTTTACGAAGACAAATCAACAATCACGTCAAAGCGACAAAGCAACGCCATCTTTTGGTAGACTCCAGGAACAATCTAGAATACTGTCTCGAAGGAAATGGTACCATACAGACGATGTTTACGATGAGGACATGATAAACGAGGCGCTGCTCGGACAAGCGGAAGTCATTAAAGGGAAAGCTAttgg TGTAAATTTCATGAAATTTCAAAAACCGCCTCCACCTTTGGATCACTTGAAGCATTCAGAAGTCTTCAAAGCTATCCACGAGCAAGAACATTAA